From the genome of Candidatus Wallbacteria bacterium, one region includes:
- a CDS encoding SPASM domain-containing protein, translating into MNLRKIDILQFAVTDRCNLKCIMCHHGTLEYQRQLKSDFSLDLFRGVLDDMAGNGFSARALYFFWNGEAFLLPDFLPMLQSAYSLNSRTRLFDVVYLNTNAGLLDPEKSDQLLSLLSTDKSNAFCVLNFSIDAVNEQTYNSIRRGGNFRKTVENIKYLVRKGSESGLSSLYFIFQIIVQPGNFSEVGDFAAYWSGFLSELQLPHETVALMDLSYLGIQEKKKHLINIRPLLLKGSPEFDRKTEGIWNYWKKVLTEGENPPLPELPDDRHYIVPLPELNLAAREKLAPQRRFLGGDYLRKNPCPYLFKNVLIRPDGEVSVCCRDPFSLGNLKNSRFSEIWLSAEADQMRKLSLNLDFASLSPGCVHCSESDESFWEMLHLAEISSFYQDHPPERIVSFVRTLPEEDQKLILEKALFFSESGDLPEAYRLFSMLDDSMISLSARAYYEFKTGKMEEAVKDYLKLLQYPELKNRGEVMLSLAILKIGEQKNEEGLYWLEQAEKIIPKHPLVIEQKAYLLMSADPQKALEYFNQAGSFFKNQLLTREKQDLFSSERASGYYANERHLNEMLALLYNKTGDYPKSCCWFLSLYKKYGNEHYLLEFLRILSLNPDTAPLFRDDLTDLDKNAGETESLFLLFTLNRYLNRNEICFRVANRILREQPGTLPARECALFLSGYCMDAGNYAIALSGLKKGKKLMDQETFNYKAGEILEKAGKKKQALKYFMRLSEDGLERKLALLDSLGRSQEILEFCSSVDLNQKSWGVMKVFLSSLWKTGKYQEGLKLINNFKFDKNEDYYRMQGGFALEGGEYETALKSYALLENNTENGKDRLEFLETEAYILRKLGRKLEALKKYLRLLKFPGRRIHALKAMLCTLIPGKN; encoded by the coding sequence GTGAACTTAAGAAAAATCGATATCCTCCAGTTTGCAGTCACTGACCGCTGCAACCTGAAATGCATCATGTGCCATCATGGTACGCTTGAGTATCAGAGGCAGTTGAAAAGTGATTTCAGCCTGGACCTTTTCCGGGGAGTGCTGGACGACATGGCTGGAAACGGCTTCAGTGCAAGGGCGCTCTATTTTTTCTGGAACGGGGAAGCTTTTCTGCTGCCGGATTTTTTGCCGATGCTCCAGTCTGCTTACAGTCTGAATTCAAGAACCCGGCTGTTCGACGTGGTTTACCTGAACACTAATGCCGGATTGCTCGATCCTGAAAAATCAGATCAGCTGCTTTCCCTTTTGAGCACTGACAAATCTAATGCTTTCTGCGTGCTGAATTTTTCCATAGACGCTGTGAATGAGCAGACATACAACTCCATCCGCAGGGGCGGAAATTTCAGGAAAACAGTGGAAAACATCAAGTACCTGGTGAGAAAAGGATCTGAATCAGGGTTATCCAGCCTCTATTTCATCTTCCAGATCATAGTTCAGCCTGGAAATTTCAGCGAAGTGGGAGATTTTGCAGCTTACTGGAGCGGATTCCTCTCTGAACTTCAGCTGCCGCATGAAACCGTGGCGCTTATGGATCTGTCGTATTTAGGGATCCAGGAAAAAAAGAAACATCTGATAAACATCAGGCCGCTTCTGTTGAAAGGTTCCCCTGAATTCGACCGCAAAACAGAGGGAATCTGGAACTACTGGAAAAAAGTCCTGACTGAAGGTGAAAATCCTCCACTTCCGGAACTGCCGGATGATCGGCATTACATCGTGCCGCTTCCTGAACTGAATCTGGCGGCAAGAGAAAAACTCGCTCCGCAAAGGCGGTTCTTAGGCGGAGATTATCTCCGCAAAAATCCCTGCCCTTATTTGTTTAAAAATGTGCTGATCAGGCCTGACGGGGAAGTCAGCGTCTGCTGCCGCGACCCGTTTTCCCTTGGCAACCTGAAAAACAGCAGATTCTCTGAAATCTGGCTTTCTGCCGAGGCAGACCAGATGCGAAAATTGAGCTTGAATCTGGATTTTGCATCCCTCTCGCCAGGCTGCGTCCATTGCAGTGAAAGCGACGAATCTTTCTGGGAGATGCTGCATCTTGCGGAAATCAGCAGTTTTTACCAGGACCATCCGCCTGAGCGGATTGTATCTTTTGTGAGAACACTTCCTGAAGAGGATCAAAAGCTGATTCTGGAGAAAGCCCTCTTTTTTTCCGAATCCGGAGATCTTCCTGAAGCATATCGCCTGTTTTCAATGCTTGATGACTCGATGATCAGCTTGTCAGCACGGGCTTATTATGAATTCAAAACCGGGAAAATGGAAGAAGCTGTAAAGGATTATCTGAAACTGCTTCAATACCCTGAATTGAAAAACCGCGGTGAAGTCATGCTTTCGCTGGCGATTTTGAAAATCGGGGAACAGAAGAATGAAGAAGGACTCTACTGGCTGGAGCAGGCTGAAAAAATTATTCCGAAACATCCCTTGGTGATTGAACAAAAAGCATACCTTTTAATGTCTGCTGATCCGCAAAAAGCTCTGGAGTACTTCAATCAGGCAGGGTCGTTTTTTAAGAATCAGCTTTTAACCCGGGAAAAACAAGATCTCTTTAGTTCTGAGCGAGCTTCCGGATATTATGCAAATGAAAGACATCTGAATGAGATGCTGGCTTTGTTATACAATAAAACAGGAGATTATCCCAAATCCTGTTGCTGGTTTCTCAGTTTGTACAAGAAATACGGAAACGAACATTATTTGCTTGAATTTTTACGCATCCTCTCTCTGAATCCGGATACTGCGCCTTTATTCAGGGACGATTTGACTGATCTGGATAAAAATGCCGGTGAAACTGAATCGCTCTTCCTTCTGTTTACACTCAACCGCTATCTGAACAGGAATGAAATCTGTTTCAGGGTCGCAAACCGGATCCTACGCGAACAACCAGGCACGCTTCCTGCCAGAGAATGCGCTTTGTTTCTGTCTGGTTATTGTATGGACGCCGGAAACTATGCAATTGCCCTCTCTGGATTGAAAAAGGGAAAAAAACTTATGGATCAGGAGACATTTAATTACAAAGCCGGGGAAATTTTAGAAAAGGCAGGGAAAAAGAAGCAGGCCTTAAAGTACTTCATGCGTCTTTCTGAGGACGGTTTGGAACGGAAGCTGGCTTTGCTTGATTCTCTGGGCAGATCTCAGGAAATACTGGAATTTTGCAGCAGCGTGGATTTGAATCAAAAAAGCTGGGGTGTGATGAAAGTGTTTCTCTCCTCATTGTGGAAGACAGGAAAATACCAGGAAGGCTTGAAACTGATTAACAATTTTAAATTTGATAAAAATGAAGATTACTATCGGATGCAGGGTGGATTCGCCCTGGAAGGGGGTGAATATGAAACTGCCCTGAAAAGTTACGCCCTGCTGGAAAATAATACGGAAAACGGAAAGGATCGGCTGGAATTTCTGGAAACAGAAGCCTACATTCTCAGAAAACTGGGCAGAAAGCTGGAAGCTTTGAAAAAATACCTGCGGCTGCTGAAGTTTCCTGGCAGGCGAATTCATGCATTGAAAGCCATGCTCTGCACGCTGATCCCGGGGAAAAACTGA
- a CDS encoding SPASM domain-containing protein yields MNLREIEILQFAVTDRCNLKCIMCHQGTLEYQKQIKRDFSLDLFRGVLDDMAGNGFSARALYFFWNGETFLHPDFLSMLHYAYNLNAKNRIFDVAYLNTNAGLLDPEKSDQLISILDRSGSNVLSILNFSIDAVNEQTYKAIRRGGNFRKTVENIKYLVRKRSDSGLSSLYFIFQIIVQPGNFNEVEDFSAYWSGFLSELKLPHEIVALEDLSYLEISEKKKHLINIRPLLTKGIPDFDRKAAGIWNYWKNVLIRRERENPQLPEIPDDRCYIVPIPELNLAALENQAPQRRFLGGTYLRKNPCPYLFKTALIKPDGEVTVCCRDPFHLGNLNQNRFSEIWLSPDSDKKRNLSLNLDFAALSPGCVHCSDCDESFWKMLYLPEISNFYQNNPPEQVVSFVRTLPEKEQKLILEKALFFSESGDIALADRLFSMLDDSAINLIARASFEVKTGKTGEAVRDYLRLLEYPELKNRGEIFLSVAILKIREHKNGEGLHWLDQAENLIPDHPKLIEQKAYLLMSAEPQKALEYFLRLAALADKSEKIRIYLNCALLCFKTQNSEKALEYLCQAEPFLPENISAPEDLAIRAYLLEKFGKTDDAVRDYLKLLDYPDLKNRGEIMLSLGLLKLGIQKNDEGLYWLNQAEQLIPDHPKLIEQKAYLLMSAEPQKALEYFLRLAALADKSEKGRIYLASAFLSQKMRNPEKTLEYLRQAEPFLPDEIVTGEVLTQKAHLLENLGKTEEAFQAYLKLIEKNGPATGEHQLKAGYLALELKDEKQALTCFESASRYCTNELRINEVLASLYRKEGDYSKSCCLFLGLHKKFGSEHYLLEFLRTLSLHPEVVPLFSDDLTDLDKSATESEALFLLFSLNRSLNRTETCFKITERLLSEKAASPYEKECALFSAEYFSAAGNYAAALFRLKKGRKQIDQQTFNYQTGEILNKAGKKRLALKYFRKLGEAGLERTLALLDSMDRSLEVLELCRNLELIQKNWGKVKLYLLSLWKTGKYQEGMQVFNNGNFDKNEEYYRLQGGFALKTGESETALASYAMLENTAKSEKDRLEFLETEGYILRKLGRKREALKKYYRILKSSGRKIHALKAMLCTFLPGKN; encoded by the coding sequence GTGAATTTAAGAGAAATCGAGATTCTTCAGTTTGCAGTCACTGACCGCTGCAATCTCAAATGCATCATGTGCCATCAAGGCACGCTGGAGTATCAGAAACAGATAAAGCGTGATTTCAGCCTGGACCTTTTCCGGGGAGTGCTGGACGACATGGCCGGAAACGGCTTCAGTGCAAGGGCGCTTTATTTTTTCTGGAACGGGGAAACGTTTCTGCATCCGGATTTTCTATCAATGCTTCACTATGCATACAACCTGAATGCAAAAAACAGGATCTTTGACGTGGCTTATTTGAACACCAATGCAGGGTTGCTGGATCCTGAAAAATCCGATCAGCTGATTTCCATCCTGGACAGGAGCGGCTCGAATGTTCTCAGCATCCTGAATTTTTCGATAGACGCAGTGAATGAACAGACTTACAAAGCCATCCGCAGGGGCGGGAATTTCAGAAAAACAGTGGAAAACATCAAGTATCTGGTCAGGAAAAGATCTGATTCAGGGTTGTCCAGCCTCTATTTTATTTTCCAGATCATAGTGCAGCCCGGAAATTTCAATGAAGTGGAGGATTTTTCTGCTTACTGGAGCGGATTCCTGTCGGAACTGAAATTACCGCATGAAATTGTAGCGCTTGAGGATCTGTCGTATCTGGAAATAAGTGAGAAAAAGAAGCATTTGATTAACATCAGGCCTCTTCTGACCAAGGGAATTCCTGACTTCGACCGCAAAGCAGCTGGAATCTGGAATTACTGGAAAAATGTTCTGATCCGAAGAGAGCGGGAAAATCCCCAGCTTCCGGAAATACCGGATGATCGATGTTACATCGTTCCGATTCCAGAACTCAATCTGGCTGCTTTAGAAAATCAGGCACCGCAAAGGCGATTCCTAGGCGGAACATACCTGCGGAAAAATCCCTGCCCCTACCTATTTAAGACCGCGTTGATCAAACCTGACGGAGAGGTTACTGTCTGCTGCCGAGACCCGTTCCACCTGGGGAATCTGAACCAGAACAGATTTTCTGAAATCTGGCTCTCCCCTGATTCTGATAAAAAGAGAAATCTGAGTTTGAACTTGGACTTTGCCGCACTCTCTCCTGGTTGTGTCCATTGCAGTGATTGTGATGAATCATTCTGGAAAATGCTTTATCTTCCTGAAATCAGTAATTTTTATCAAAACAATCCTCCTGAGCAAGTTGTTTCCTTTGTAAGAACTCTTCCGGAAAAAGAGCAAAAACTGATCCTGGAGAAAGCTCTCTTTTTTTCCGAATCCGGTGATATTGCCTTGGCAGATCGCCTGTTTTCAATGCTCGATGATTCGGCGATCAATTTGATCGCCCGTGCCTCTTTTGAAGTCAAAACAGGGAAAACCGGGGAAGCGGTAAGAGATTATCTGAGACTGCTTGAATATCCTGAGCTGAAAAACCGGGGAGAGATTTTCCTCTCAGTGGCGATTCTGAAAATCAGGGAACATAAAAATGGTGAAGGTCTGCACTGGTTGGACCAGGCTGAAAATTTGATTCCTGATCACCCAAAATTGATTGAACAAAAAGCCTATCTTTTAATGTCCGCTGAACCGCAAAAAGCGCTGGAATATTTTCTCAGACTGGCCGCTCTGGCTGATAAATCCGAAAAGATCAGGATTTATCTGAACTGTGCTCTACTCTGCTTTAAAACTCAAAATTCCGAGAAAGCCCTGGAATATTTGTGTCAAGCAGAACCGTTTCTTCCGGAAAACATTAGTGCTCCCGAAGATCTGGCCATCCGGGCATATCTGCTGGAAAAATTTGGAAAAACAGATGATGCGGTCAGGGATTATCTGAAACTGCTTGATTATCCGGATTTGAAAAACCGGGGAGAAATAATGCTTTCGCTGGGACTCCTAAAACTCGGGATCCAAAAAAATGATGAGGGGCTGTATTGGCTGAATCAGGCTGAACAATTGATTCCTGATCACCCCAAACTGATCGAACAAAAAGCCTATCTTTTGATGTCCGCTGAACCGCAAAAAGCGCTGGAATATTTTCTCAGACTGGCCGCTCTGGCTGATAAATCCGAAAAGGGACGGATCTATCTAGCTTCCGCGTTTCTATCACAAAAAATGCGAAACCCTGAGAAAACCCTGGAATATTTGAGACAGGCTGAGCCATTTCTTCCGGATGAGATTGTTACTGGGGAAGTGCTGACCCAGAAAGCACATTTACTGGAAAATCTGGGAAAAACTGAAGAAGCATTCCAGGCATATCTGAAATTAATCGAAAAAAATGGCCCGGCGACAGGAGAACATCAGCTCAAAGCCGGATATCTTGCACTGGAATTGAAAGATGAAAAGCAGGCATTGACCTGCTTTGAGAGCGCTTCCAGATATTGCACCAATGAATTGAGAATTAACGAAGTTCTGGCTTCCTTATACCGTAAAGAAGGAGATTATTCCAAATCCTGCTGCCTATTTCTCGGTTTGCATAAAAAATTCGGAAGCGAGCATTATCTGCTGGAATTTTTACGGACCCTCTCCCTGCATCCGGAAGTAGTGCCTTTATTTAGTGATGATTTGACTGATCTGGATAAAAGTGCCACTGAATCTGAAGCGCTTTTTCTTCTGTTCTCACTCAACCGCTCCCTGAATCGGACTGAAACCTGCTTCAAAATCACAGAACGGCTGTTATCTGAAAAGGCCGCCAGTCCATATGAAAAAGAGTGCGCTTTGTTTTCAGCAGAGTATTTTTCAGCAGCCGGCAATTACGCTGCTGCCCTTTTCAGGCTGAAAAAGGGGAGAAAGCAGATTGATCAGCAGACTTTTAATTATCAGACAGGTGAAATCCTTAATAAAGCAGGCAAAAAGAGACTGGCACTTAAATATTTCAGGAAGCTTGGTGAAGCCGGATTGGAACGCACCCTGGCTCTGCTTGATTCCATGGACAGATCTCTGGAAGTGCTGGAACTTTGCCGAAATCTGGAGCTGATTCAAAAGAACTGGGGTAAAGTGAAATTGTATCTCTTGTCTTTATGGAAAACAGGAAAATATCAGGAAGGCATGCAAGTGTTCAATAATGGCAATTTTGACAAAAATGAGGAATATTACAGGCTGCAGGGTGGATTTGCGCTTAAAACAGGGGAATCTGAAACGGCCCTGGCAAGTTACGCGATGCTTGAAAATACGGCAAAAAGCGAGAAAGACAGGTTGGAGTTCCTGGAAACCGAGGGATACATTCTCAGAAAATTGGGCAGGAAGAGAGAGGCCTTGAAAAAATATTACCGGATTTTGAAGTCGTCTGGCCGTAAAATTCATGCTCTGAAAGCCATGCTCTGCACGTTTCTTCCAGGGAAAAACTGA
- a CDS encoding SPASM domain-containing protein — protein MDLRKIEILQFGVTDRCNLNCIMCHHGTLEYQRQLKSDFSLDQFHSVLDDMARSGFQSRALYFFWNGESFLHPDFLSMLQYAYSLNAGNRLFDVVYLNTNAGLLDPEKSDLLLSLMNRSGTDVFSILNFSIDAVNEPTYNSIRRCGNFKKTIKNIKYLVRKSKESGFSHPCFVFQIVVQPGNFTEVGDFAAYWSGFLSELGLQHETVAFEDLSYSGILEKNKHLINIRSLLLKGIPDFDRKITGIWQYWKKVLIEGGNPALPELPDNLPYIVPLPELKQEALKELPPQRRFLGGPYLRKNPCPHLFKNVLIRPDGEVTVCCRDPFSLGNLKDSGFSEIWLSAEAGRKRNFDLELDFASLSPGCVHCSENDDNFFEMLHLAEISNYFQNKPPEWIVSFVKTLPENEQKLILEKALFFSESGDQAEALRLYLKLAEKDQAQAGEYLVKAGNLALGLNRVKLALSCYERACACHDDQLVNEMLALLYHKTGDCLKSSRLFLDLYRKYGNQHYLLEFLRILTLNQETAALFQADLTDLDKNTAEIEALFLLFTLNRFLNRTEICSRIADRILRGGGTFHAGECALFLFGHFSDAGNYAEALNSLKKGKKFINPDIFNFQAGEILCQAGKKSQALKYFSRLGAAGLERTLALLESLDRHQEVLEQCRNLDLNQRNWGIVKLYLSSLWKTGKYKEGRELLNTGDFAKNEEYFRLREGFVLKVKECDLFLADCYYAAGYYAAALLKLKKGKNLMEQRIFNYKAGEILDQAGKKRQALKYFQRLGKSELERTLALLDSLGRNQEILEQCRNLDLNQENWGVAKLYLSALWKTGNYREGLQLLNGDFDKNREYYKLQNGFIQKVKECDLLLAECYFAAGDYAAALAKLKKAKTLMDRKIFNYKAGEILDQAGKKRQALKYFRCLGMIGLERTLMLLDELGRDQEVLEQCRALDLNQMNWGIAKLYLSTLWKTGNYREGLQLFQNCNFEKNKEYYRRLGGFALETGEYETALESYSRLESSAKNRKESLEFLETEGYILRKLGRRLPALKKYLQLLKLPGRKIQALKAILCTLIPGKN, from the coding sequence GTGGATTTAAGAAAAATCGAGATTCTCCAGTTTGGGGTCACTGACCGCTGCAATCTCAATTGCATCATGTGCCATCACGGCACCCTGGAGTATCAGCGTCAGTTGAAGAGTGATTTCAGCCTGGACCAGTTCCATAGTGTGCTCGATGACATGGCCAGAAGCGGATTCCAAAGCCGGGCGCTATATTTTTTCTGGAACGGCGAATCATTTCTGCACCCTGATTTTCTTTCGATGCTTCAGTATGCTTACAGCCTGAATGCCGGAAACCGGCTGTTCGACGTGGTTTACCTGAACACCAACGCAGGCTTGCTGGATCCTGAAAAATCGGATCTGCTGCTTTCCTTGATGAACAGAAGCGGAACTGATGTTTTCAGCATCCTGAATTTTTCAATAGATGCGGTGAATGAACCGACTTACAACTCCATCCGCAGATGCGGGAATTTCAAAAAAACGATCAAGAACATCAAATATCTGGTGAGAAAAAGTAAGGAATCCGGATTTTCCCACCCCTGCTTTGTGTTCCAGATCGTGGTGCAGCCTGGAAATTTCACTGAAGTAGGAGATTTTGCCGCTTACTGGAGCGGATTCCTGTCTGAACTTGGGCTTCAGCACGAAACTGTGGCGTTTGAGGACTTGTCGTATTCAGGGATCCTGGAAAAAAATAAGCATCTGATCAACATCAGGTCTCTTTTACTTAAGGGAATACCTGATTTCGACCGTAAAATCACAGGCATCTGGCAATACTGGAAAAAAGTCCTGATTGAGGGCGGAAATCCTGCTCTTCCGGAACTGCCTGATAATCTGCCATACATTGTGCCGCTTCCAGAACTCAAGCAGGAAGCTTTAAAAGAACTGCCTCCCCAGAGACGATTCCTGGGCGGGCCGTATCTTCGCAAAAATCCCTGCCCGCATCTGTTTAAAAATGTGCTGATCAGGCCGGATGGAGAGGTCACTGTCTGCTGCCGCGATCCGTTTTCCCTTGGCAACCTGAAGGACAGTGGATTCTCTGAAATCTGGCTTTCTGCGGAAGCAGGCAGGAAGAGAAATTTTGACCTGGAACTGGATTTTGCCTCCCTCTCCCCCGGCTGCGTCCATTGCAGTGAAAACGACGATAATTTCTTTGAAATGCTGCATCTGGCTGAAATCAGCAACTATTTTCAGAACAAGCCGCCCGAATGGATTGTATCTTTTGTCAAAACGCTTCCGGAAAATGAACAGAAGCTGATTCTGGAGAAAGCCCTTTTTTTTTCCGAGTCCGGCGATCAGGCTGAAGCGCTCAGGCTGTATCTGAAACTGGCTGAAAAGGATCAAGCGCAGGCTGGAGAATATCTGGTCAAGGCAGGTAACCTGGCGCTTGGATTGAATCGGGTGAAACTGGCGCTGTCCTGTTACGAGCGTGCCTGTGCCTGTCATGACGATCAGCTGGTCAATGAAATGCTGGCTTTACTGTATCATAAAACAGGAGATTGCCTTAAATCCAGCCGCCTGTTCCTCGATTTATACAGAAAATACGGAAATCAGCACTATTTACTGGAATTTTTACGCATCCTCACCCTGAATCAGGAAACAGCGGCCCTGTTCCAGGCTGATTTGACTGATCTGGATAAAAACACTGCTGAAATCGAAGCTCTTTTTCTGCTGTTTACTCTCAACCGATTTCTGAATCGGACTGAAATCTGCTCTCGGATCGCAGACCGGATTTTGCGTGGTGGGGGCACTTTTCATGCCGGGGAATGCGCCTTGTTTCTGTTCGGGCATTTTTCTGATGCCGGGAATTATGCGGAGGCCCTTAACAGCCTGAAAAAGGGTAAAAAATTCATCAATCCGGATATTTTTAATTTTCAGGCAGGGGAAATCCTTTGCCAGGCCGGTAAAAAGAGTCAGGCTTTGAAATACTTCAGCCGCCTTGGTGCAGCAGGACTGGAACGGACACTGGCTCTGCTTGAATCGTTAGATAGACATCAGGAAGTGCTGGAGCAATGCCGCAATCTGGATCTGAATCAAAGAAACTGGGGGATAGTGAAGCTTTATCTCTCGTCCTTGTGGAAAACAGGTAAATATAAGGAAGGCCGGGAATTGCTGAACACAGGTGATTTTGCTAAAAACGAGGAATATTTCCGCCTGAGAGAGGGATTCGTTCTGAAGGTGAAGGAGTGTGATCTCTTTCTAGCGGATTGTTATTACGCTGCAGGGTATTATGCCGCTGCCCTTTTAAAACTGAAAAAGGGTAAAAATCTGATGGAGCAAAGGATTTTCAATTATAAAGCCGGGGAAATCCTTGATCAGGCCGGCAAAAAAAGGCAGGCCCTGAAATACTTTCAAAGGCTGGGAAAGAGCGAACTGGAACGGACACTGGCTCTGCTTGATTCGCTGGGCAGGAATCAGGAAATACTGGAGCAATGCCGCAATCTGGATCTGAATCAGGAGAATTGGGGTGTGGCGAAACTGTACCTCTCTGCCCTCTGGAAAACCGGCAATTATCGTGAAGGCCTGCAATTACTGAATGGCGACTTTGATAAAAACAGGGAATATTACAAACTGCAGAATGGATTCATCCAGAAGGTGAAAGAATGCGATTTGCTTTTAGCTGAGTGTTATTTCGCTGCCGGAGATTATGCTGCAGCCCTCGCAAAATTAAAAAAGGCGAAAACCCTGATGGACCGGAAGATATTCAATTATAAGGCAGGAGAAATCCTGGATCAGGCCGGCAAAAAAAGGCAGGCCTTGAAATACTTCCGCTGTCTTGGGATGATCGGGCTGGAACGGACACTGATGCTGCTTGATGAACTGGGCAGGGATCAGGAAGTGCTGGAGCAGTGCCGAGCGCTGGATCTGAATCAAATGAACTGGGGAATCGCGAAATTGTATCTCTCGACTTTATGGAAAACCGGGAATTATCGGGAAGGCCTGCAATTGTTCCAAAACTGCAATTTCGAAAAAAACAAGGAGTATTACCGGCGGCTGGGGGGATTCGCCCTGGAAACCGGTGAATACGAAACAGCTCTGGAAAGTTATTCCAGGCTGGAGAGTTCAGCAAAAAACCGGAAAGAAAGCCTGGAATTTCTGGAAACCGAAGGCTACATTCTCAGAAAATTAGGCAGGAGACTGCCGGCCTTGAAAAAATACCTGCAGCTTTTGAAGTTGCCAGGCCGGAAAATTCAAGCATTGAAAGCCATTCTCTGCACGCTGATTCCTGGGAAAAACTGA